GAAGAGGCTGTATTCAACCACCACAACGACCTGATAATTCAAGGCGCAAGTTGGGGGCTCACGATGAAAGGGGGTTCGGCAACTATCAACGGCAATGTTAGTTCTCAAGGAGAGACCGGTGGGGGCATCTCCTTAATAAATAGGGCCGAACTAGTGCTGGATGGGGATTTGGAGGTTAAGGGTAATACTGGCGTTACCATTGCGTCCATTAGCCAATGCTCTATTAAGAGTCCGGGGAAAATAGCTATTTCTGGAAAAGACAACGGCCTATCCGTGGGTAATCTCTGCCGCTTTAGTTCGGAAGGGCCCATGACTCTGCACTCTACCCAAGGAACTGCTCTATCTATTAGTGATGCTGAGGCTTTTAATCATCAAGGCACACTGTTAGCAGAAAGTAATCAATCTGGGATGTCACTATCGGGTACCTTAGCTACCATAACCGGCCATACTACAGTCAATAGCAAAGGGAGTGCTAGTCTCTCTTTAAGTAAAGGAGGTCAACTCATCCTGAATGGCCCCTTAGAGATCAACGCTGGAACAGTCGGGATTAGTATGAGTGGTAACAGTCAATTAACGGCGCCTAAGGCGGTGACTGTTGAATCCGAAACAGAATCAGGCGTTAAGTTAAGTGAGCAGAGCTTGATTACCTTTAAAGGGCCAACCACTATTAGATCCAAACGATCGTCTAGCATTAATCTTGCCTCAGGTGCTACTTGGAATTCCCGTACTCACTTGTCTTTAGAAAGTCCATTTAGCACGGCACTTGATGTTGGATCCGCTCAATTTGAACACCAAGGTTCTCTAAGTATTAAAGGAAAAAACGGTTTGCACCTGGCCGCCGGGGCGATCGTTGATATCCAAGGAACTGGAGAGGCGATCAGTGAGATCGTCAGTGAAGAGACCGCCCTACAGGTTGAAGCGGGCAGCTTCAACCATCGAGGTCAGTTGACGCTGAGCAGCCAAGGAAAGGGGATTTCATTATCTAAAGCGGGGCGGGTGGTGGTCGAGGGGGCGCTGGCAATGAATACCCCGGCAGCGGTTGCCGTGCAACTGGATGGGGCACACTTAGAACATCATGGAGCCCTCAGCCTCAATGGAGCGCCAGCCTTGGCCATTGAAGGCAAAACGCATACCGCCGGCATGCGCAGTGTGTTAGCCATCACCAACGCCAGCAGCGCCACTCTGAAGGTGAATCACCCACTCACCATCAACAGCATCATGCTAGCCAACCCCGGCGCCCCTCAACCCCAGCAGGCTGGATCCACCGTGATCCTCGACAGCCCACAACTGAGCGTCCATGGCGTGATTGATCTCACCTCAACGACGGGCGGCAGCCTCACCTTAAACGGCGCTGGCACCCTGCAGCTGGATACACTCCACTGCAGCCCCGGCTCACGCCTCAATATTAACGGCGATTACCAAGTCGCGATTGGCAGCGTGATCTTTGATCTCGATAACGCCACCAAATCCCCGGCACAGTTAGCGTTTCACCTCAGCCCCAAAAACCAGCTAAAGATTGGCCAGTTTGTCCTGCCAAAGTCCAGCACTATCGCATCGGCGCCGATTATCGAGATCACTGGCAGCGATCTAGCAATCGATTTTGATCTGAAAAACGTCGATATCGCTGCTTTTCCTGCGGGCCGTCATTGGGCCTACCAGGCCGAAGAGAAGGGAGCCCCGATTCGGCTGATCAGTGATGCCAGTGGCAGCTTAAAGACACCCGCCAGTGCCCAGCTCACCCTGATTCCCGCAGAGGAGAAGATGCCAGAGACCACCACCATTCACCAACTCACGCAAGCCCTCTCTGCCGAAGAGAGCAGCGAGGTCCCCGGCATCCGCCAGCGGCAGCTCTACTACTATAGCGCCGCCGGACAAGCCGCGCCGATCGCCCTGTTGACCAACGCCAGCAGCCTACTCATCCCCACCAGCTCGCAGCTAAGCAGCTCTCCCCCGTGAGTTCAGCGGCCTAAGTTAGGCGTGCCCGCCGATGGCTGAGGCCCGGAGGCCACCACCGCGAGGTTAGCTGCGGCGGGTGAGTGTGATCCCCTCAAGCCCAGCTGCGGGCCACCGCAGCTGGGCTTGAGGGGGGCTCTGAACAGCCCTTCTGGGTGAGGCTTTTTCCCTATTTTGTGCGGTTGTTTCCATCAACCAGCGGTGAAGCTGGTGCTCACGCAGTTCTTGCAGCAGGCTCAACCTTAGCCTACAGCACTATAAGCTGCTAGCACGGTTAATAATGCCCCGTAGTGTTGTGACACTGCTATTCTCCATGAAGTGAGTCTAGGGGGTGAATCACCAGCTGATCACCGTCAAAACAGCCTACTGTCGCACAATAGAGAGCGGGTAGGGCTGGATCGTTGATAGGGCCTAGCAATGCTTGGATCAGCAGCAGATCGCCGTCAAAACAACCCAGTTGCACGGAGCAATGACCTAACGATTTAACAGCGATGGTGAGCGCATAGGGGCGGCTGGCGGGTTTGGCATCATCGAGTAGCCGTTGCAGCTCGAGATAGGTCTCCTCAGAGATCCCGGTCTCTATGACAGACAATACAATAGTAAAGGTCCCGGGCGCTCCTGGTGGCGTGGTTTGCCACCACTCAGTAATTTTAAAATCCCCCGCAAAGGGGGCGATCACCCGTTTTAAGGCGCTGAGGGTGCCCTTGTGCTGATGGATATAGAAGGCGTTGCTGACCATCAAGCGTTTGGTAGCTTCTGGCCAGTTGGGATCCCAACGATCTACCGAACGGGCCCAGGCGAGATAGGGCAGCAGCGCTAAGGGGCAGTGTTCTGGGCTCCAGAGCTGGGTAATCGGCAGCGGACAGGGCTGATTGAGGGTATCGGCTAGCGCGCGCTTCAAGCGCGTGGCATTGGGTGGCAGCAGCTGGCTACTCATCAGCCCCTTGGTAGCTGAGGTCAATCTGTTCACAATAAGCGGCTTGTTGGCTACTTAAGATTAGATCACCCGCGGGCGCTATCAGCTCGACCCGCTGTATCCCCTCCACCTGCAAGGTGGCGAACAGCACTGAGCAGCGAATATCCCGGCCCAAGCGCTGCAGTTGCTGGGTATACTGGATCACCTGTTGCCGGGAGGCGGCCATAATGGGTTCGATGGCTGGGCCTGGATAGAGCCATAATCCGGCGTTAATGCGATAGGGAACGATCTCGGCAGCTTGGACGGTTAGCCGATCGGCCACGGGTCGAACCGCCTCGCCAGAGAGCGCTTGTTCAACCGTGATCAGTAACTCTGTGGAAGCGGCACCAGTGGTCTCACTGGAGAGCAGGGTGACGACCACGGTGGCGGGTTGAGGACTCTCGACACTGGCATCAATCACCCGGCCATCGGCTGACAAGGCCCGATAGCGATAGGCGGCGAGGGAGCCAGCCACCGATAGCCCTTCAAACGCCTGCGGCACCCGAGCGCGCAGGCTGCTATCGCTCTCATAGCAAGGCACCACGGGCGGGTTAGCCTGAGGATCTCCAGGGGTCACGAGCCGCCTGGAGACATTGACGTTAGCCGCTAACTGCTCTAAATCGGCACCGACCGCAAAAGCCAATAACACGGAGCAGGCGGCATCATTAATGCGGGCTCGCAGCTGGAGTTCCCGGTAGGCGGCTAGCTCTAGTAGTTTGATCACGGGATCGGATTCCAGTGGTGCCTCCCAGCGCTCGCCCATCAGAGTACGAAACAGCGCTAACAGCTGCTGATAAAGGTTCTCAAAGTCTAGAGACTCCAACACCTCAGGGGGTGGCAGTTGTGCCAGATCGATCACCAGGCCATCACTAAAACGATAGGGGAAGCCGCATAGTGGCCCCGGATATTAAAATGAATGGAGCCCTCAATAATGGCCTCCACCTGGACTGCCGTGAGTTTGAGCCGCGGCTCCCAGCGGCTGATGGCCCGTGCGGCTTCTGCCTGCACCGCGGAGATCCAGCCGCGGTTAATTGGTAAATCGACATAGCGTGGCAGCTCTGAGCCATACTCTGGTCGCATGCGGCGGCTGCCGAGCGGGGTGGTCAAAATATCTTTAATGGATTGCTGCAGATGGGCCACCCCAGACAGCGGGGCACCACTGCTGCGATGCATGCCGGTTAATTCCATACCTATACCTACCCTGCAGATATGCTATGATTACAACCATGGATATCAACTATGGTTATAATTATATGACACTACAAACCACGATCGGGGCCGGAGATTTCAAAACAAAATGCCTAAAACTATTGGATGTGGTCGCGGATACTCGGCAACCGCTGATCATTACTAAACATGGAAAAGCGGTGGCTAAGCTGATTCCTATGCCGCCCCCAACGGAACTCTTTGGTGCCTTAGCTGGCAGCGTGTTGCGAGAGGAAGATATTGTTTCACCCCTTAAAAATGAGTGGGCAGCTTCTTTATGAAAGCAGTGTTGTTAGATACCCATGTCTTAGTCTGGTTGCTGGAGGGCAGTGAACGACTAAAAGCAACTTCACGAAGCGTCATTCAAAAAGCCTCCAATAATGATGCTCTGTTTGTATCTGCGATCACTCCCTGGGAGATCGCTATGCTGGTTAGAAAAGATCGTTTAGTCCTTAATAGAGAGGTCAAGGAGTGGCTGCAAACCGCGTTGGCACTTCCTGGGATCTGCCTTCATCCACTCTCTGTAGAAATAGCAGTGGCCAGTACTTGTCTACCCGGCAATCTTCACCTTGATCCTGCTGATCGGATTATTGTAGCCACTGCACGTCATCTAGGGGCTACTTTGGTAACAGCTGACCGCTGTTTGCTAGATTTTGGTACATTGGGTCATCTTAAATGCCTAGCAGCCAGTTCGTAAAAGGCAGTTAATGCGGTGGCGTAGTCTCGGCGTTACTGCCCTGGGCTTGATGGCGATGATGCTGCAGGCTAATGCCCTCGGCGTGGATATCCCCAGTCACCTGGATTGAGCCCTCCACCCGTAGTTCCCCTTGAAGGAGCAGTTGCGGGGCTTTAATTGTGACGATGTCACTACTCTCAATGGTGATCGTCTATGCAGTGCTGATCGTGATGGTTTGGATCCCCGCCACCCCCAAAGTGCTGGTTTGCCAGTCATACAGCAGTTGGGCACCATCGGGCAGACGGAGCGCTATCGTTTGCGGCTGCTGATCGGCTGGCTGATAGGTCTCGGTATAGAAGCTGGTCAAAATAAAGCCGAGCTCAGGCATGCCAGAGGCAGAGAGTAGCAGACACTGCTCCCCGACTGTTGGCGGACACCAGCTGGTGACTTGACCGGCACGACTCTGCCAAGGCAGCCAAGCTGAGATCCAGTCACCGACCTGTACCCGAGCGCGGGCGGTGGTATAGTCGATAGCGGCGATAGTGCCTGGTTGAATCATCGCTGCTAGCCGTCGATCCAGCTCAGCCACCACAAATCCTGCTAGCATGCTCGCTCCTCAATCAGTTGATAGCTAGAGGGCAGGCTCTCATCTGCGGTGAAACCAACGACTAAGCTCATGCCACTTTCATCCCTGTAGGGCCACACTACCCTACCTAGATGAAGTTCATGCGACCACTCCACACTCCAGGCCAGATAGCCTTCTAAATCAGATTTAATCAGCGCCTCACCCATCCGGCTCAGCTTGGCTTGGGTGATCGGCAAACCCCACTGCTCATGGGTTAGGGCCACCGCCACTTGGGCTGCGAGCTTGCGCACGGAGAGCTCGGCCTGCGGCTGATTAGGATCGACCATCACTCTAGCCTGTAGGTGGGCGACTAGCGCGGTTTCACCGGTACCCGGATCGTCGCCAGGCTCTAGTTCAGTCAGTTCGATCAGTACTGCTGGCAAGGCTAGCGTGCGTTGAATCGCCGGATAGGCGGCAATCCACACGGGTGCCTTTAACTTGCACTGTAGGCCATGAACAATGGCTTGGTGCAAACTGGCCAAGGAGATCAGCGTCGTGTGGTGATTCATGTTTTAGCCAATGCCTGGTGGATCGCATAGTTCACCTCTTGAGCCAAAAGGGTCAACAGGCGCGGGCGGAGCTGGCGGGCGGCCGCGGTAAAGGCCGCTTCTCCGGCACTAGACCAGGCCAGTGTAACGGTGCCATAGCGAGCTGATTTTGGGAAAAAATAGAGCCGTTTTTTAATCAGCTTCTGCGGGATTTTGGTCTGTTGGCTGATCGCTTTGGCCGTTTGCGTGGCGATCCAGCGACTGCTCTTTTTCAGCGTGCGGCGCTAGGCTGTTTGGCAGGCTTGGGCCCCCAAGGGGCGCAGTTTTCGCATCACTGCTTCCACATCCAGGGTGACGGTTAACGTGGTCAATCAAGCGGCCTTAATAACAGGACCGTCAGTCCAGTGCTGTCGGGCTCAATCCCCACCACCGTGTAATCAAGGGCGCTAAAGCTCACCAGCGTGCCGGTGCTGATGGTTGGGGCATCCTCCTCTCTAATCACCAGGTGTGGCTCAAGGAGGCCGGTAGTTAATTGGCCCAACTGTGGGGCTAGCCAGGGGGCGGAAAACATCCCTTGGCAGGGCTTCCCAGCCATCTCTACGGTATCGGAGAGTAACTCAAAGAGTCGTGCATCCTGGGCAGTGACCAGATCACGAAAAGGTTGTCCGGTGATCATTTGGCGGTGAGTTTAATGATGGCCCGGGGCTTGGTGCAGAGATTGAGCGGATTAGATTGCGCCTCAAGCTCAATCCCTTTGTCCAGCCGCAGCCGCTCCGGCTTGGCGTAGAAGAGCAGGCCA
This genomic stretch from unidentified bacterial endosymbiont harbors:
- a CDS encoding right-handed parallel beta-helix repeat-containing protein; this encodes MNHDPAEKTATATASKAASDQPLIINDKQTTSGDLVIDTTASEAIKVTSTGRWQHYGDIDATGNYYGLSIGEGGGATIDGNTTTDAKTWYGINLADRAQLTIKGYLVTSGKQRGVYMSSSAHVAVKGKTTLSGGSVEGLFLGLSANWSSESVLIADGKTAIAIEEAVFNHHNDLIIQGASWGLTMKGGSATINGNVSSQGETGGGISLINRAELVLDGDLEVKGNTGVTIASISQCSIKSPGKIAISGKDNGLSVGNLCRFSSEGPMTLHSTQGTALSISDAEAFNHQGTLLAESNQSGMSLSGTLATITGHTTVNSKGSASLSLSKGGQLILNGPLEINAGTVGISMSGNSQLTAPKAVTVESETESGVKLSEQSLITFKGPTTIRSKRSSSINLASGATWNSRTHLSLESPFSTALDVGSAQFEHQGSLSIKGKNGLHLAAGAIVDIQGTGEAISEIVSEETALQVEAGSFNHRGQLTLSSQGKGISLSKAGRVVVEGALAMNTPAAVAVQLDGAHLEHHGALSLNGAPALAIEGKTHTAGMRSVLAITNASSATLKVNHPLTINSIMLANPGAPQPQQAGSTVILDSPQLSVHGVIDLTSTTGGSLTLNGAGTLQLDTLHCSPGSRLNINGDYQVAIGSVIFDLDNATKSPAQLAFHLSPKNQLKIGQFVLPKSSTIASAPIIEITGSDLAIDFDLKNVDIAAFPAGRHWAYQAEEKGAPIRLISDASGSLKTPASAQLTLIPAEEKMPETTTIHQLTQALSAEESSEVPGIRQRQLYYYSAAGQAAPIALLTNASSLLIPTSSQLSSSPP
- a CDS encoding phage tail protein I, which codes for MSSQLLPPNATRLKRALADTLNQPCPLPITQLWSPEHCPLALLPYLAWARSVDRWDPNWPEATKRLMVSNAFYIHQHKGTLSALKRVIAPFAGDFKITEWWQTTPPGAPGTFTIVLSVIETGISEETYLELQRLLDDAKPASRPYALTIAVKSLGHCSVQLGCFDGDLLLIQALLGPINDPALPALYCATVGCFDGDQLVIHPLDSLHGE
- a CDS encoding baseplate assembly protein encodes the protein MVIDLAQLPPPEVLESLDFENLYQQLLALFRTLMGERWEAPLESDPVIKLLELAAYRELQLRARINDAACSVLLAFAVGADLEQLAANVNVSRRLVTPGDPQANPPVVPCYESDSSLRARVPQAFEGLSVAGSLAAYRYRALSADGRVIDASVESPQPATVVVTLLSSETTGAASTELLITVEQALSGEAVRPVADRLTVQAAEIVPYRINAGLWLYPGPAIEPIMAASRQQVIQYTQQLQRLGRDIRCSVLFATLQVEGIQRVELIAPAGDLILSSQQAAYCEQIDLSYQGADE
- a CDS encoding GPW/gp25 family protein — its product is MELTGMHRSSGAPLSGVAHLQQSIKDILTTPLGSRRMRPEYGSELPRYVDLPINRGWISAVQAEAARAISRWEPRLKLTAVQVEAIIEGSIHFNIRGHYAASPIVLVMAW
- a CDS encoding type II toxin-antitoxin system Phd/YefM family antitoxin, with the protein product MITTMDINYGYNYMTLQTTIGAGDFKTKCLKLLDVVADTRQPLIITKHGKAVAKLIPMPPPTELFGALAGSVLREEDIVSPLKNEWAASL
- a CDS encoding type II toxin-antitoxin system VapC family toxin; amino-acid sequence: MKAVLLDTHVLVWLLEGSERLKATSRSVIQKASNNDALFVSAITPWEIAMLVRKDRLVLNREVKEWLQTALALPGICLHPLSVEIAVASTCLPGNLHLDPADRIIVATARHLGATLVTADRCLLDFGTLGHLKCLAASS
- a CDS encoding phage baseplate assembly protein V produces the protein MLAGFVVAELDRRLAAMIQPGTIAAIDYTTARARVQVGDWISAWLPWQSRAGQVTSWCPPTVGEQCLLLSASGMPELGFILTSFYTETYQPADQQPQTIALRLPDGAQLLYDWQTSTLGVAGIQTITISTA
- a CDS encoding head-tail joining protein, which encodes MITGQPFRDLVTAQDARLFELLSDTVEMAGKPCQGMFSAPWLAPQLGQLTTGLLEPHLVIREEDAPTISTGTLVSFSALDYTVVGIEPDSTGLTVLLLRPLD